The Portunus trituberculatus isolate SZX2019 unplaced genomic scaffold, ASM1759143v1 PGA_scaffold_523__9_contigs__length_663829, whole genome shotgun sequence genome has a window encoding:
- the LOC123500962 gene encoding uncharacterized protein LOC123500962 isoform X2, whose translation MGPGTAVLRHALKCGTNKAPSVTLLDHMASLPDSSTANYRHLNNDRRRRAFTSEERRKLVNDPSCQTFDITLLYKSITLACERVAPLNDDARWKDPALMEGRLNKIKSERNVCVHEWSQTIIDEDQFKNKVEELEEDFETALELVRDRYGVCARETNILIETMKVQIQDVIQAFTERVILKMTFEKKLALFKEVTPGHLKDRYRHFESFDPLSFLLGSKERVYIQTVYIKLVLRQENTPLDIESSQLLRVLREECQPFPPVQDDRPRLAVVSGIAGSGKTTLLTFMVSEWRREECDRRVKHLEEYDIVLRILCRDKHAEDLETFLRRILPPSLSVFGEPLVNYLERCKVLFLIDGLDEMNQTSEKLVTNVMTLARCNKQFSILVTSRQERVDWLLGSYEQDYRISHLSIEGIHVAKRMEFALKYSTSSTNEEKLREFMAQHQDTELFELPLNLLFLVTLFEDNPDSIKNHITQASLYTYFHEWCTEKLRVRIATYPTYGQTRPRTLKTRIKRVLKEMYQMALQGLLQDRLTLSEEDTERLEKRCKEEELPEQDVLGAFYTLRLFVNNRVREEQYSLPHKGLLEYFAARHIIQRLQDESLPLPGAGRSLTHTSTQQKSHRPRPRLQDRVLSLINPIRSLFRKATQPKTPGAIRSVLHTVTQQGTFCGQRNLFFHVAGLLAREKVPNRPEAIKEVIELVAETGARWKEWLSLVEHTDYNESFLRAIAHHVSENPPVGTVRITDSTLASAAALLPRTPPTTTVELRLDREKVMVKDTLHRALTHHYCSDLSLHHHYEQPGNIPASDIVLRAIHSSNHFIEEQ comes from the coding sequence ATGGGTCCTGGAACAGCCGTGCTCCGTCACGCCCTGAAATGCGGAACAAACAAGGCCCCATCCGTCACCCTCCTTGACCACATGGCCAGCCTTCCAGACTCCTCGACGGCCAACTACCGCCACCTGAAcaatgacaggaggaggagagccttCACCtctgaggaaagaagaaaacttgtCAATGACCCATCTTGCCAGACCTTTGATATAACACTGCTGTACAAGAGCATAACACTGGCCTGTGAACGTGTGGCACCACTCAATGATGATGCACGCTGGAAGGATCCGGCACTCATGGAAGGACGCCTCAATAAAATCAAGAGCGAAAGAAACGTCTGTGTCCACGAATGGTCCCAGACAATAATAGATGAAGACCAGTTCAAGAATAAAGTtgaggaactggaggaggacTTCGAAACAGCCCTTGAGTTGGTCAGGGACAGGTACGGAGTCTGTGCCAGGGAGACCAACATTCTCATTGAAACCATGAAAGTACAGATTCAAGATGTGATACAAGCGTTCACTGAAAGAGTCATACTGAAGATGACTTttgaaaaaaaacttgcattATTCAAGGAAGTGACACCGGGTCACCTCAAAGATCGTTACAGACACTTTGAGTCCTTTGACCCGCTGTCCTTTCTGTTGGGATCGAAAGAACGGGTCTATATCCAAACGGTATACATAAAACTTGTCCTTCGACAAGAAAACACGCCACTTGATATAGAATCATCACAACTCTTAAGAGTTCTGAGGGAAGAGTGCCAGCCCTTCCCGCCTGTCCAGGATGACAGGCCGCGCCTTGCAGTGGTGAGCGGCATCGCCGGGAGTGGCAAGACCACCCTGCTCACCTTCATGGTGTCAGAGTGGCGCAGGGAAGAGTGTGACCGGCGCGTCAAACATCTGGAGGAGTACGACATTGTGCTCAGAATACTGTGCAGGGACAAACATGCCGAGGACCTGGAGACATTCCTGCGCCGGATCCTCCCTCCCAGTCTGTCGGTGTTTGGTGAGCCCCTCGTGAATTACCTGGAGCGCTGCAAAGTGCTCTTCCTCATAGACGGCCTCGATGAGATGAACCAAACCTCCGAGAAGCTCGTCACTAATGTTATGACCTTAGCCAGATGTAACAAACAGTTCTCAATCCTCGTCACATCACGCCAAGAACGAGTGGACTGGCTGTTGGGGAGTTATGAACAGGACTATCGCATATCGCACCTGTCCATCGAGGGGATTCACGTCGCTAAGAGGATGGAGTTTGCACTGAaatactccacctcctccacaaacGAGGAGAAGCTTAGGGAGTTCATGGCACAACACCAGGACACTGAGTTGTTTGAGCTTCCCCTCAACCTGTTATTTTTGGTAACATTGTTTGAAGACAATCCAGATAGCATCAAGAACCACATTACCCAAGCCAGTCTGTACACCTACTTCCACGAATGGTGCACAGAGAAGCTGCGTGTCAGAATAGCCACGTACCCCACATATGGGCAGACGAGGCCGCGCACCCTCAAGacgaggataaaaagagtgctGAAGGAAATGTACCAAATGGCACTGCAAGGCCTGCTACAGGACAGGTTGACCCTGTCAGAGGAGGACACGGAGAGGCTGGAGAAACGCTGCAAGGAAGAGGAGCTGCCGGAGCAAGATGTCTTGGGAGCATTCTACACACTGCGGTTGTTCGTTAACAACAGAGTGCGTGAGGAACAGTACTCGTTGCCCCACAAAGGACTGCTGGAGTACTTTGCCGCACGACATATCATACAGCGCCTTCAGGATGAGTCCCTCCCACTACCAGGGGCTGGCAGGAGCCTGACCCATACCTCCACTCAGCAAAAAAGTCACCGTCCACGTCCACGCCTTCAGGATAGAGTCCTCTCATTAATAAATCCTATTAGAAGTCTATTTCGTAAAGCCACACAGCCAAAGACACCAGGAGCTATCAGGAGTGTGCTCCATACCGTCACTCAGCAAGGAACATTTTGTGGTCAGCGTAACCTTTTCTTCCACGTGGCGGGCCTTTTGGCCAGAGAAAAGGTACCAAATCGCCCCGAGGCAATAAAGGAAGTAATAGAGCTGGTGGCGGAGACTGGCGCACGGTGGAAGGAATGGCTGTCACTGGTGGAACACACAGATTATAATGAAAGCTTCTTGCGGGCCATCGCTCACCACGTATCGGAAAACCCTCCTGTTGGCACAGTAAGGATAACAGACAGTACGTTGGCCAGCGCTGCGGCACTGCTCCCCCGTactccaccaacaacaacagtggaATTACGGCTGGACAGAGAAAAGGTAATGGTGAAGGACACACTACATCGTGCCTTGACTCATCACTATTGCAGTGACTTGTCGCTACACCACCATTACGAGCAACCCGGCAACATACCCGCCTCAGACATCGTGCTGCGCGCCATACACAG